The proteins below are encoded in one region of Fibrella aestuarina BUZ 2:
- a CDS encoding YdeI/OmpD-associated family protein, whose translation MPDALYTFTAPLLRFAEKGEKTGWTYIVLPLAVTEALKPGRKTSFRVKGLLDAHPISQVALIPMGQQDDPDENWNGAFIMAINAGMRKAIGKEAGATLTVSLAVDDSPLVNSGDLMTCLADDPTALAFFESLTPGHQRYYSRWIDDAKTIETKTKRIAQAVQGFTMGLGYPEMIRYFKSRKG comes from the coding sequence ATGCCTGATGCACTGTACACCTTCACGGCACCTCTGTTGCGCTTTGCCGAAAAAGGCGAAAAAACGGGCTGGACATACATCGTGCTGCCACTGGCCGTAACCGAAGCGTTGAAACCGGGCCGGAAAACATCGTTTCGGGTGAAGGGATTACTCGATGCGCACCCGATCAGTCAGGTGGCGCTCATTCCGATGGGGCAGCAGGACGATCCTGACGAGAACTGGAATGGAGCCTTTATCATGGCGATCAACGCCGGTATGCGGAAAGCGATCGGCAAAGAGGCCGGTGCAACCCTTACGGTCAGCCTGGCTGTCGACGATTCACCGCTGGTCAACTCCGGTGACCTGATGACCTGCCTGGCCGACGACCCCACCGCACTGGCCTTCTTCGAGTCGCTTACGCCGGGGCATCAGCGCTACTACAGCCGCTGGATCGACGACGCCAAAACCATCGAGACCAAAACCAAACGCATCGCTCAGGCCGTGCAGGGCTTCACCATGGGCCTGGGCTACCCGGAGATGATCCGGTATTTTAAGAGCCGAAAAGGCTGA